The following are from one region of the Halodesulfurarchaeum sp. HSR-GB genome:
- a CDS encoding CDP-alcohol phosphatidyltransferase family protein — MDQSPSRSLPISIEVGIPFAGAILLTFTLRTLYPLERVDTGVLDPAILAGLFLALQWTYVNHSLVPEAATDRLLGGVLGLANTLTLLRGTLYAVVAGFIVVPPKPPLVWVPAVAYGSGVVLDKLDGLIARSVGEETSLGERLDMAFDTFGFVAAPLVAVLWEFLPVWYLLLSAAKYVYRGGLAWRRQRGQPVFDLPESALRRYLAGMQMVFLTIALVPVAPRSYVLAGAPFALAASLLVFARDYLVVTGRLSREVT, encoded by the coding sequence ATGGACCAGTCCCCGAGTCGGTCACTCCCCATCAGTATTGAAGTGGGGATACCGTTTGCGGGTGCCATTCTACTCACCTTCACGCTCCGGACGCTCTATCCACTGGAGCGGGTTGACACCGGCGTCTTGGACCCGGCGATCCTCGCCGGGCTCTTCCTGGCTTTACAATGGACGTACGTCAATCACTCCCTCGTTCCGGAAGCGGCTACTGACCGACTGTTGGGCGGGGTACTCGGGCTTGCGAACACGTTGACGTTGCTCCGCGGGACGCTGTATGCAGTCGTCGCAGGGTTCATCGTCGTTCCACCCAAGCCGCCCCTCGTCTGGGTGCCAGCGGTGGCATACGGGAGCGGCGTCGTCCTCGATAAACTCGACGGCCTGATCGCCCGGTCGGTCGGCGAGGAGACGTCCCTCGGGGAACGACTCGACATGGCATTCGACACGTTCGGATTCGTGGCCGCACCGCTCGTGGCCGTCCTCTGGGAGTTCTTGCCGGTGTGGTATCTCCTTCTTTCAGCTGCCAAATACGTGTATCGCGGCGGGTTGGCCTGGCGACGACAGCGGGGGCAGCCGGTTTTCGATCTGCCCGAAAGCGCTCTTCGAAGGTATCTGGCCGGGATGCAAATGGTATTTCTCACCATTGCGCTCGTGCCGGTGGCACCGAGGAGCTACGTCTTGGCTGGCGCGCCGTTCGCGTTAGCCGCTTCACTGCTGGTTTTCGCGAGGGACTACCTCGTCGTCACCGGTCGGCTCTCCCGAGAGGTCACATAG
- a CDS encoding class I SAM-dependent methyltransferase, which produces MNHVDPRYLEAKRSLDSRARSRRVRDQLLAALPEDPSIIEIGCGTGTLLPQLLQWGVDRGRYRGIDTAERLIAFARDARAAEFRHEGIPVTEQEHGFTVGDLSVTFEQADGLEVLETTADVDLVIGHAFGDLVAVPKLVTKLESALAPGGLAYLPITFDGGTIFQPDHPADRAVEQAYHEAIDAEPGRDSRAGRHLAEAFRRGKGDLLGMAGSDWILRPHGGTYPVDEGYVLRTILDFIESALSERTFSDRADWLATRRGQLAARELTYVAHQYDLLYQMPRS; this is translated from the coding sequence ATGAATCACGTGGATCCCCGGTATCTAGAAGCCAAACGCTCACTCGATTCCCGTGCCCGATCGCGTCGTGTCCGTGACCAACTGCTTGCCGCACTGCCCGAGGATCCGAGCATTATCGAGATCGGTTGTGGCACGGGAACGCTCCTGCCGCAGTTGCTCCAGTGGGGTGTCGATCGTGGCAGGTATCGGGGTATCGACACGGCCGAACGTCTCATCGCGTTCGCCCGAGACGCTCGAGCGGCCGAATTTCGTCACGAGGGAATTCCAGTTACAGAACAGGAACACGGGTTCACCGTCGGAGACCTTTCAGTTACCTTCGAGCAGGCCGATGGACTCGAAGTCTTGGAAACCACAGCGGATGTGGACCTCGTCATCGGGCACGCGTTTGGGGATCTCGTGGCGGTGCCGAAATTAGTCACAAAACTCGAATCGGCGCTTGCACCCGGGGGACTTGCCTACCTCCCGATTACGTTCGACGGCGGGACGATCTTTCAGCCCGATCATCCCGCAGATCGAGCAGTCGAACAGGCGTACCACGAGGCCATCGACGCCGAGCCCGGACGGGACTCCCGGGCCGGGCGACATCTCGCCGAGGCGTTTCGCCGGGGAAAGGGAGACCTGCTCGGGATGGCTGGCTCGGACTGGATCCTCAGACCCCACGGCGGGACCTATCCCGTCGACGAAGGGTACGTCCTCCGGACAATTCTCGATTTCATCGAATCCGCACTCTCCGAGAGAACATTTAGTGACAGAGCGGACTGGCTCGCCACCCGCCGTGGGCAACTCGCTGCCCGAGAGCTAACATACGTGGCTCATCAATACGATCTGCTGTATCAAATGCCGCGTTCGTGA
- a CDS encoding 6-carboxytetrahydropterin synthase, translating into MTDHTYELTVTRSFVAQHFLTVPDPGAEGDPHSHQYTVEVQFGGSELGEYGYLVDIDAVEAILDELEGRYRDQLLNDLPEFEGRNPSVEHFARLFGDRVEQALTDPNPDYLQVRMWEDDVSWASHSRHLET; encoded by the coding sequence ATGACCGACCACACATACGAACTGACCGTCACGCGCTCGTTCGTCGCACAGCATTTCCTCACCGTCCCAGATCCGGGCGCGGAGGGGGACCCACATAGCCACCAGTACACCGTCGAGGTCCAGTTTGGCGGTTCTGAGTTAGGGGAGTACGGCTACCTCGTCGACATCGACGCGGTCGAGGCGATCCTCGATGAGCTGGAGGGTCGCTATCGGGATCAGTTGCTCAACGACCTCCCGGAATTCGAAGGGCGCAACCCGAGCGTCGAGCATTTCGCCCGCCTGTTCGGTGATCGGGTCGAGCAGGCCCTGACGGATCCAAACCCCGATTACCTGCAGGTACGGATGTGGGAGGACGACGTTTCGTGGGCGAGTCATTCCCGACACCTCGAGACATGA
- a CDS encoding acyl-CoA thioesterase, which translates to MPDLLSTRITNRWVVRSSHANHLGTAHGGSIVKWMDEVGGMAAVRFAGQWCVTAHMDSVDFVQPIEVDDAVRVEGYVYEAGETSVQVRVEAFKEDMRTGEGELASEADIVYVAVDEGGEPSPVPELQIDSEEGERLQQAALSDSEDD; encoded by the coding sequence ATGCCCGATCTGCTCTCGACTCGAATTACGAACCGTTGGGTCGTCCGCTCCTCGCATGCGAACCACCTCGGCACCGCCCACGGCGGGTCGATCGTCAAGTGGATGGACGAGGTCGGTGGGATGGCTGCCGTCCGCTTTGCCGGCCAGTGGTGTGTGACCGCCCACATGGACAGCGTGGACTTCGTCCAACCGATCGAGGTTGATGATGCCGTCCGCGTGGAGGGCTACGTCTACGAGGCCGGCGAGACTTCTGTCCAGGTACGCGTCGAGGCATTCAAGGAGGACATGCGAACCGGTGAGGGCGAACTCGCGAGCGAGGCGGATATCGTCTACGTGGCGGTCGACGAGGGCGGAGAGCCTTCCCCCGTTCCGGAACTGCAAATCGACTCGGAGGAGGGTGAACGACTGCAACAGGCGGCGTTGAGTGATTCGGAGGACGATTGA
- a CDS encoding zinc-binding alcohol dehydrogenase: MDRTSLYFTGPETVELRETSTTRSDSEVMVETQVSAISPGTELLIYHGEAPTDLPADESLDALDGDLSYPLRYGYASVGEVIETGSDVDEEWLGQTVMAFNPHETRFCARPANLIPVPEDVDPVEMAMYPTVETATNLILDGAPKMGERVAVFGAGAVGLSTIGILAGFPLSELLVVDPLSSRRDRAEKMGADTTVAPAELSTSRWSDLPGPDGADLVYEISGNPSALDQARALAGYDSRIIVGSWYGTKPTTLALGGEFHRDRISIESSQVSTLSPTLRGRWTYDRRTAVALDNLESLPVESLITHHIPFEEAPQAYRLLDQHPAEALQVLLTYQEDHQ, from the coding sequence ATGGACCGAACCTCGCTTTACTTTACCGGCCCCGAAACCGTCGAACTCCGGGAGACGTCGACGACCCGCTCGGATTCGGAAGTCATGGTCGAAACGCAAGTGTCGGCGATCAGCCCGGGGACCGAACTGCTGATCTACCACGGCGAGGCCCCGACGGATCTTCCGGCCGACGAATCACTCGACGCGCTCGATGGCGATCTCTCCTATCCGTTGCGCTACGGCTATGCATCCGTCGGGGAGGTGATCGAGACGGGTTCGGACGTCGACGAAGAGTGGCTGGGACAGACGGTCATGGCATTCAACCCCCACGAGACACGGTTCTGTGCTCGCCCCGCTAACCTCATCCCGGTCCCGGAGGACGTCGACCCCGTGGAAATGGCCATGTACCCGACCGTCGAGACGGCGACGAACTTGATTCTCGACGGCGCCCCAAAGATGGGCGAGCGCGTCGCGGTTTTCGGTGCTGGGGCCGTGGGCCTGAGTACGATCGGGATTCTCGCCGGGTTTCCGCTGTCGGAACTGCTCGTCGTCGACCCGCTCTCCTCGCGTCGTGATCGAGCAGAAAAGATGGGGGCTGACACCACCGTCGCCCCGGCCGAACTCTCGACGAGTCGGTGGAGTGACTTACCGGGTCCCGATGGGGCCGATCTCGTCTACGAGATCTCGGGCAATCCCTCGGCGCTGGACCAGGCCCGGGCACTTGCGGGCTATGACAGTCGCATTATCGTGGGGTCCTGGTACGGGACCAAACCGACCACGCTTGCACTCGGTGGGGAGTTCCATCGGGACCGCATCTCGATCGAATCGAGCCAGGTGAGCACACTGTCACCGACACTTCGCGGCCGGTGGACCTACGACCGCCGCACGGCGGTGGCACTGGACAACCTCGAATCGTTGCCGGTCGAGTCGCTCATAACCCACCACATTCCATTCGAGGAGGCCCCACAGGCGTATCGGCTCCTCGACCAGCACCCGGCTGAAGCCCTCCAGGTCCTGCTCACATATCAGGAAGACCACCAATGA
- the glpA gene encoding anaerobic glycerol-3-phosphate dehydrogenase subunit GlpA: protein MTHGGFPTAEKSTGGTGRGGPCKLHTRSAVQSRNYPDHSRPMGKRVVVVGGGVTGVGVARDLAMRGADVTLLERDRLAGGTSGRMHGLLHSGARYALSDPDAAEECLHENAILREIASHCIEDTGGLFVSLPEDDPDYYDSKLAACRELGIPTEELSPEAARELEPALSNDLDRAFRVPDGAIDPFRLVVANAKSAANHGAKIETDTAVTGLLVEDGQVVGVRTEEGRTIRADHVVNAAGPWAGQLLADLAVDVPLAPAQGAMAVTNARPVGTVINRCRPTDEGDILVPHETTAILGTTDRAIDGPDAISETRAEIELLREELAKLVPELADTRLIRTYWGVRPLYDPDDGGESGRDFAVLDHGTRDELPGVTTVVGGKLTTYRLMAEAVSDAVAGTLDIDAPCRTADEPLPGSTGQPDWDAVASRFDLRNSVAYRSATRLGDRTAEVLEDAQPNPVVCECEGVTDAEVRDAIDEVGADLGGVRSRTRATMGPCQGGVCAHRIAGSLAETEGADTAFAELGALVTERDRGQRRLDSPEQHAQIERNRLRRGRLLNLAAGPASAPLSLSDFATGSDTEQPSRSVERGPSSQRPDHDVVVYGSGLAGRMAALTASQAGASVALVAPETLTPDGISGMVDLLGYLPDGTGPLANPLEAIDSLPEGHPLRIAGPDGIRDALDRFDVIAGEAIAGSDTNALVPSPVGTPLPVARYPPSFEPGLLSRREDTLVVSLESVPDLSAEFLGGTLSERVPYDVRGATIELCSTAPDRPVRRLARALDRDERWPGEQSARTALGAALADVHEGEPRIGLPAVLGISETPEIRAHLEAELDVAVFEVPIPAPSAAGIRLADRLDKEVRSHGIEVRGRAGDVTFGGEDRVTTLDVQDGPRYEADQFVLATGGVAAGGLRAEPAGVREVAFDLPVAYQREHVAGLQVDSDWRPLVAHDHVYPNLRAAGSILGGFDPATEHSKAGVAIVTGVRAGLAAAREAIR from the coding sequence ATTACTCATGGTGGGTTTCCCACAGCAGAAAAATCTACAGGTGGAACAGGCCGGGGCGGCCCATGCAAACTCCATACTCGAAGTGCGGTACAGTCAAGGAACTACCCCGACCACTCACGGCCAATGGGAAAACGGGTCGTGGTCGTCGGCGGCGGGGTCACCGGGGTTGGCGTCGCTCGCGACCTGGCGATGCGTGGCGCGGACGTAACTCTCCTGGAGCGGGATCGACTGGCTGGCGGCACCTCGGGTCGGATGCACGGTCTGCTCCACAGCGGGGCCCGATACGCCCTCTCTGATCCGGATGCCGCCGAGGAGTGTCTGCACGAGAACGCCATCCTCCGGGAGATTGCGAGTCACTGTATCGAGGACACTGGCGGGCTCTTCGTCTCCCTCCCCGAGGACGACCCCGACTATTACGACTCGAAGCTGGCCGCCTGCCGCGAGCTGGGTATCCCGACCGAAGAACTCTCGCCCGAAGCCGCCCGTGAACTCGAACCTGCTCTGAGTAACGACCTCGACCGTGCCTTTCGCGTTCCGGATGGGGCCATCGACCCCTTCCGGCTGGTCGTCGCGAACGCGAAGAGCGCGGCGAATCACGGTGCGAAAATCGAGACCGATACGGCGGTCACCGGGCTGCTGGTCGAAGACGGCCAGGTCGTTGGGGTGCGAACCGAGGAGGGGCGCACCATCCGGGCCGACCACGTGGTCAACGCCGCTGGCCCCTGGGCGGGGCAACTCCTCGCCGACCTCGCGGTCGACGTCCCGCTCGCCCCGGCCCAGGGGGCAATGGCGGTGACGAACGCTCGCCCGGTCGGGACGGTGATCAATCGCTGTCGCCCAACTGATGAAGGAGACATCCTCGTCCCCCACGAGACGACGGCCATCCTGGGCACCACCGACAGAGCGATCGACGGGCCGGATGCGATTAGCGAAACGCGTGCCGAGATCGAACTGCTTCGCGAGGAACTGGCGAAGCTGGTTCCGGAACTGGCTGATACTCGACTCATCCGGACCTACTGGGGCGTACGTCCGCTCTACGATCCCGACGATGGGGGCGAGTCGGGGCGAGACTTTGCGGTCCTCGATCACGGCACCCGGGACGAGTTGCCCGGGGTGACGACGGTGGTCGGGGGGAAGCTCACCACCTATCGACTGATGGCCGAGGCCGTCTCTGACGCGGTCGCAGGGACGCTCGATATCGACGCGCCGTGCCGGACTGCCGACGAGCCACTGCCGGGCAGTACCGGCCAGCCGGACTGGGACGCAGTCGCCTCTCGCTTTGATCTTCGGAATTCGGTCGCCTATCGATCCGCGACGCGTCTGGGTGATCGGACTGCCGAGGTGCTCGAGGACGCCCAGCCGAACCCGGTAGTCTGTGAGTGCGAGGGTGTGACCGACGCCGAAGTTCGCGATGCGATCGACGAGGTGGGCGCGGATCTCGGTGGGGTGCGATCCCGAACACGGGCGACGATGGGCCCCTGCCAGGGCGGGGTCTGTGCCCACCGTATTGCTGGCTCGCTCGCCGAAACAGAAGGGGCCGACACTGCTTTCGCGGAACTCGGAGCACTCGTCACGGAACGGGATCGTGGCCAGCGACGCCTCGATTCGCCCGAACAACACGCCCAGATCGAGCGGAACCGGCTTCGGCGAGGCCGGTTGTTGAATCTGGCTGCTGGCCCCGCTTCTGCCCCGCTTTCGCTCTCGGATTTCGCAACTGGCTCGGATACCGAACAGCCTTCTCGATCAGTGGAGCGTGGCCCATCCAGCCAGCGCCCCGATCACGACGTCGTCGTCTATGGCAGTGGACTCGCCGGGCGAATGGCTGCATTGACAGCCAGCCAGGCGGGTGCCTCGGTCGCCCTGGTGGCTCCCGAGACGCTCACTCCCGATGGAATCTCCGGGATGGTGGACCTCCTGGGCTATCTTCCGGATGGCACCGGGCCGCTCGCGAATCCGCTCGAAGCCATTGACTCGCTTCCCGAGGGGCACCCGCTTCGGATCGCCGGTCCCGACGGAATCCGGGACGCACTCGACCGCTTCGACGTCATCGCGGGCGAAGCGATCGCCGGCTCGGACACGAACGCACTGGTTCCCTCTCCGGTGGGCACACCGCTTCCCGTCGCTCGCTACCCGCCGAGTTTCGAACCCGGCTTGCTGTCGCGACGGGAAGATACCCTTGTTGTCAGCCTCGAATCAGTCCCCGATCTATCCGCCGAATTCCTGGGCGGGACGCTCTCGGAGCGGGTCCCGTACGACGTCCGTGGGGCCACGATCGAGCTCTGCTCGACCGCGCCGGATCGTCCGGTTCGCCGACTCGCACGGGCCCTCGATCGTGACGAACGCTGGCCCGGGGAGCAGTCGGCTCGGACAGCCCTCGGAGCTGCGCTGGCGGACGTTCACGAGGGCGAGCCCCGAATCGGGCTCCCGGCGGTGCTCGGCATTTCGGAGACGCCCGAAATCCGGGCCCACCTGGAAGCCGAACTCGATGTCGCCGTCTTCGAAGTCCCGATTCCGGCCCCGAGTGCTGCCGGTATTCGACTCGCCGATCGGCTGGATAAGGAAGTGCGCTCGCATGGGATCGAAGTGCGGGGACGCGCTGGGGACGTGACTTTCGGGGGTGAGGATCGAGTGACGACCCTCGACGTGCAGGATGGCCCGCGGTACGAGGCCGACCAGTTCGTCCTCGCGACGGGTGGTGTCGCCGCCGGTGGATTGCGGGCTGAGCCGGCTGGGGTTCGGGAGGTTGCCTTCGACCTGCCGGTCGCGTATCAGCGCGAGCACGTGGCTGGGTTGCAGGTCGATTCGGATTGGCGACCGCTCGTGGCCCACGATCACGTGTACCCGAACCTCCGCGCTGCGGGCTCGATTCTCGGCGGGTTTGATCCCGCGACGGAGCACTCGAAAGCGGGGGTTGCTATCGTGACTGGCGTACGGGCTGGGCTGGCTGCAGCCCGGGAGGCAATACGATGA
- a CDS encoding metalloprotease: MRLDSREIRDLLVAWLALGLAFAFFFERVRPNTIVPFLLSPSFVSAMVVSLLTVGVGFLLHELAHKVVAIHYGQWARFQADYGMLLVAIAGGLAGIVFAAPGAVYHRGRLTDRQHGLIALAGPVTNLALAALFVPVSLFAPLLGSRGVTINLLLAAFNLLPIGALDGATVRDWSTPVYVLAFVPSLLLAIWAIFGF, encoded by the coding sequence ATGAGACTCGACAGTCGGGAAATCCGTGATCTGCTCGTGGCCTGGCTGGCCCTCGGCCTGGCCTTTGCGTTTTTCTTCGAGCGAGTGCGCCCGAACACGATCGTCCCCTTCCTCCTCAGTCCGTCCTTTGTCTCGGCGATGGTCGTAAGCCTGCTCACCGTCGGCGTGGGCTTTCTCCTGCACGAACTCGCGCACAAGGTCGTCGCGATTCACTACGGTCAGTGGGCCCGGTTCCAGGCCGATTACGGCATGCTCCTGGTCGCGATCGCCGGTGGCCTGGCCGGGATCGTCTTTGCGGCCCCCGGCGCAGTCTATCACCGCGGACGGCTCACGGACCGCCAGCACGGCCTCATCGCACTCGCCGGCCCGGTGACGAATCTGGCGCTCGCGGCCCTGTTCGTTCCGGTGAGCCTGTTCGCCCCGCTTTTGGGAAGTCGTGGTGTGACGATCAACCTCCTGCTCGCAGCCTTCAACCTCCTCCCGATCGGAGCACTCGATGGGGCGACCGTCCGGGACTGGAGTACCCCCGTGTACGTGCTCGCCTTCGTCCCGAGTCTCCTGCTCGCTATCTGGGCGATCTTCGGCTTCTAA
- a CDS encoding glycosyltransferase family 4 protein, translated as MARVAVVHNTLDFQGGADVVCLVTCEGILRDHEVTLFTIGETDPAVLAARFDADVTGLDVQRPPLNSVIGRAFTALGPRLGPQLALRSVLVSWYYQFHAAEFDLAVSTANEMALPEPSIQYVHDPQYHRNRLDGASGGRLNRLWSWLGSPETESLQQATVLANSGYTADRMVEIYGVRPQVFHPPVDAIDSRRPWDKREQGIVVVGRIAPDKNVLQAIEIVDRLRERGIDIHLHIVGSAPPTYRSYVKRVETEARNRSFVTVERNLSRDRLESLLGAHRYGLNLKRDEHFGMSVAEYVTAGMIAFAPNHGGQREILDDRSDRLFDSIAGAVDLIERAIETGARPSLPRDRFGRDRFKKEMREHVNATLNQ; from the coding sequence ATGGCTCGGGTCGCCGTGGTCCACAACACGCTCGACTTTCAGGGTGGGGCCGATGTCGTCTGTCTTGTCACCTGTGAAGGGATCCTGCGCGATCACGAAGTCACCCTGTTCACCATCGGTGAAACGGACCCGGCCGTCCTCGCTGCTCGATTTGACGCGGACGTAACCGGTCTCGACGTTCAGCGGCCGCCCCTGAACTCGGTGATTGGGCGGGCCTTTACGGCACTCGGTCCACGTCTCGGCCCCCAATTGGCACTCCGGAGCGTGCTCGTCAGCTGGTACTATCAGTTCCACGCCGCGGAGTTCGATCTCGCGGTGAGCACTGCAAACGAGATGGCACTTCCCGAGCCGTCGATCCAGTACGTTCACGATCCACAGTACCACCGCAACAGACTCGATGGTGCTTCCGGGGGGCGACTAAACCGGCTGTGGAGTTGGCTCGGTAGCCCTGAGACGGAATCGCTCCAACAGGCAACCGTACTCGCGAATTCAGGGTATACCGCTGACCGAATGGTCGAGATATACGGAGTCCGGCCACAGGTGTTTCACCCACCAGTCGACGCCATCGATAGCAGGCGTCCGTGGGACAAACGGGAGCAAGGAATCGTCGTCGTGGGACGGATCGCCCCGGATAAAAACGTCCTCCAGGCGATCGAAATCGTCGATCGGCTCCGCGAGCGCGGGATCGATATCCACTTGCACATCGTCGGCTCGGCGCCACCGACCTATCGATCGTATGTGAAGAGAGTCGAGACGGAAGCGAGAAACCGGTCCTTCGTAACTGTTGAACGAAACCTCTCGCGAGATCGACTCGAGTCCCTGCTTGGCGCACACCGATACGGGCTCAACCTCAAACGGGACGAACACTTCGGCATGTCCGTTGCAGAGTACGTCACAGCCGGCATGATTGCCTTTGCACCGAATCACGGCGGCCAGCGGGAGATCCTGGACGACCGCTCCGATCGATTGTTCGATTCGATTGCTGGCGCCGTTGACCTGATCGAACGGGCGATCGAAACCGGGGCCCGGCCCTCGCTCCCCCGGGATCGATTCGGTCGGGACCGGTTCAAAAAGGAGATGAGAGAGCACGTCAACGCGACGCTGAACCAGTGA
- a CDS encoding TraB/GumN family protein produces MSNGSPKTDTIEQGSVRVVGTAHVSEESAAEVESVIEAEQPDVVAVELDENRYRQFKGEDPEDIDPKELLRGSAAYQFLAYWLLSYVQKRLGDQFDVEPGADMRAGIEAAERIGADVALVDRDIQLTIQRFWAGIGLREKLGLLWELTLAIAGVGGQEAEEFELEELTDNDVVTAMIEEFRQFSPTAAETLIDERDAYIAHNLHDLRAAGLDVVAVVGAGHEAGILEYLDSPETLPPKDSLEQRQSKRFSLRKAFGYVLTLGFLLFFALLALSGADQPTLLAVFGAWFLFNGIFAFTLAKLAGAHWTSAGVGGLVAWLTSINPLLAPGWFAGYVELRHTTVNVSDIGRLNEILDDEESPIRDLVSNMLDVGLFRLIVIVALTNVGSMIASVLFPFLVLPHMGEEFESVGAISNAMLAGARNGADILIQALL; encoded by the coding sequence ATGAGTAACGGGAGCCCAAAGACGGACACAATCGAACAGGGCTCCGTTCGTGTCGTCGGGACGGCCCACGTCTCCGAGGAGAGCGCCGCAGAGGTCGAGTCGGTGATCGAGGCCGAACAGCCTGATGTGGTGGCCGTCGAACTCGACGAGAACCGCTACCGGCAGTTCAAGGGCGAGGACCCCGAAGACATCGACCCCAAGGAACTGCTCCGGGGGAGTGCAGCCTACCAGTTTCTGGCCTACTGGCTACTCTCCTACGTCCAGAAGCGGCTGGGCGACCAGTTCGATGTGGAACCCGGCGCGGACATGCGGGCCGGGATCGAGGCCGCCGAACGAATCGGGGCCGACGTGGCGCTGGTCGACCGGGACATCCAGCTGACGATTCAGCGCTTCTGGGCCGGCATCGGCCTGCGAGAGAAACTGGGCCTGCTCTGGGAGTTGACCCTGGCGATCGCCGGAGTCGGCGGACAGGAGGCCGAGGAGTTCGAACTCGAGGAACTGACGGACAACGACGTGGTCACGGCGATGATCGAGGAGTTCCGACAGTTCAGCCCCACGGCGGCCGAAACGTTGATCGACGAGCGGGACGCCTACATCGCTCACAACCTGCACGACCTTCGGGCCGCGGGCCTGGACGTGGTGGCGGTCGTCGGAGCCGGTCACGAGGCGGGGATTCTGGAGTACCTCGACTCACCCGAGACCCTGCCCCCGAAGGACTCCCTGGAGCAGCGGCAGTCGAAGCGATTCTCGCTCAGGAAGGCCTTCGGCTACGTGCTCACCCTCGGGTTCCTGCTCTTTTTCGCCCTGCTGGCGCTCTCCGGGGCTGATCAGCCCACGCTGCTTGCGGTCTTTGGCGCGTGGTTCCTGTTCAACGGGATCTTCGCGTTCACGCTGGCGAAACTGGCGGGGGCCCACTGGACCTCGGCCGGGGTAGGCGGGCTGGTGGCCTGGCTCACGAGCATCAACCCGCTGCTTGCCCCTGGCTGGTTCGCCGGCTACGTCGAACTGCGCCACACCACCGTCAACGTCTCGGACATCGGCCGGCTCAACGAGATCCTCGACGACGAGGAGTCCCCAATTCGCGATCTGGTCTCGAACATGCTCGACGTGGGGCTCTTTCGGCTGATCGTCATCGTCGCGTTGACCAACGTCGGCAGCATGATCGCGTCGGTGCTCTTTCCCTTCCTCGTCCTGCCACACATGGGCGAGGAGTTCGAGAGTGTCGGGGCCATCTCGAACGCGATGCTCGCGGGGGCCAGAAACGGCGCGGACATCCTCATCCAGGCGTTACTATGA
- a CDS encoding phosphatase PAP2 family protein, with the protein MVQVVHELVELVLWFDALAVDFVVAVRSPLLTKVMNSVTGLGSAAAGIVFLGLFYLADWEREFELTLVSLTLSAIIVATLMGTVQRPFPPHPVCLTGSGETIAHSFPSGHAAAVTVYAMVASRSNILPTLITTVFAVTVAFSRVYLGTHFLSDTVAGVVIGIGTVLLAERIVASDRVFLFD; encoded by the coding sequence ATGGTGCAGGTCGTCCACGAACTCGTTGAACTCGTGCTGTGGTTCGACGCCCTCGCCGTCGATTTCGTCGTCGCAGTGCGAAGTCCGCTGTTGACGAAAGTCATGAATTCGGTGACGGGGCTCGGGTCGGCGGCCGCCGGGATCGTTTTTCTGGGTCTGTTCTATCTGGCCGACTGGGAGCGAGAATTCGAATTGACGCTGGTTTCACTGACACTCAGCGCGATAATCGTCGCCACGCTGATGGGGACCGTTCAGCGACCATTTCCGCCACACCCGGTCTGTCTGACTGGTAGTGGCGAGACGATTGCGCATTCGTTTCCGTCCGGGCATGCAGCGGCGGTCACAGTCTACGCGATGGTGGCATCTCGGTCGAACATCCTCCCGACACTCATCACGACGGTGTTTGCCGTGACCGTGGCCTTCTCCCGTGTTTACCTCGGGACACATTTCCTGTCGGATACAGTGGCCGGGGTCGTGATCGGAATTGGCACCGTCCTGCTCGCCGAACGAATAGTGGCTTCCGACCGAGTGTTCCTGTTCGACTGA
- a CDS encoding AbrB/MazE/SpoVT family DNA-binding domain-containing protein yields MSDPVCAVSSVLGTKLPIPARIRAALDLEDGDQLRWEVEDEKTVRLTVVPEPDGTVDLD; encoded by the coding sequence ATGAGCGACCCTGTCTGTGCCGTGAGCAGCGTGCTGGGGACGAAACTCCCGATTCCGGCCCGAATCAGGGCGGCACTCGACCTCGAAGACGGCGACCAGCTGCGCTGGGAGGTCGAGGACGAAAAGACAGTTCGGCTAACAGTCGTGCCGGAGCCGGATGGAACAGTCGACCTGGACTGA